In the Brevinematia bacterium genome, ATAAGTAGCAATCTGGCTTTTGTGATCCTCTTTGTCTCGGTAAAGTATTCCACCATGGATAACAGGGTGAAGGGTTTTCACCCTACCATCAAGTATCTCCGGAAAACCTGTGATAGATGAAACCTCAATTACCTCTATTCCACTCTCCCTAAGTAGCTTGTAAGTTCCCGAAGTTGAAATTATCTTATATCCCAAATCGCTCAGATTTCTGCAAAATTCTACAATCCCTTCTTTGTCATATACACTAACTAGAGCATATTTCTCATTTACCATAAGATCTCATTATTTCTCATCCTTGATCATAGCACTCAAAAAAACAGGTAAGCCCATATGGTGTATTTGATCCAAAAGTTCTTCTAATTCATCTATATGTCTGTCTTCATCTCTTAGTATCTCCTCAAGCATGGTTTTGGTAGCAAAATCTCCAACTTCTATTGCAACCTTTATAGCCTCGTTATAAGCTTTGATTGCATACTCCTCAGCTTCTCTGTCGTTCTCTATCTGCTTCGGAACTTCAGACCCTATTTTTATCTCTCTAAGATTGGAAACTATCGGTTTCCCTTCCAAAAACAGAATTCTTCTTATAAGCATCTCTGCATGTTTCATTTCGTCAATTGCTCTTTTTTCAAAAGACTCATGAAGTTTTTCGTAACCCCAGTTAGCACACATCTCAGCATGAACCACATACTGGTTGATAGCAGTCAATTCATCCGCAAGAAGAGAATTTAGAGATTCTATTATCTTCGGATTTCCTTTCATATACTCCCTCCTTTGTTTACAACTTAGAGTTAGAATGGTGAACTAACCACATAAATACTTGCAACTAAAGATCTCATTCCCAATAGGTTATTACGAGAGTAAGAAAGTGGAACTTATAGTCCCAAACTCAATCCAAGATTAAAGAAGACGTACCCAATGTAACTCTGATACAACCCTGAGTTATAGCCTGCTCTTACAAATATCCTTAACTTGTCTGTAAGAGAGTAACCAACTCCAGCATTAGGTCTAAAACTAACACCTACACTTCCTGAACTAGCAAAGTCGTTGAAACTATTACCGTATGAAAGAGATAAATCCAATCCGCCGAACATAATCACTTTATCAAATGTAAAGTAATATGCACCACCTACTATAGCTCCGAAATCAACTAGGTTTACCACATAGTTATTTTCAGATCCCTGAGCATACTGAAACCCCAAACCAAATTTTACATAGATAGGGGCTCCTATCAGTTTGTTCATATTTTCGTTGATACTCACCTCACCTACAACTCCGGTTCCATCAGCATAGAAAGGCATTCCCGCCAGAACAGCTACATCCAAACCATGACAAATTACCGAGGATAGAACAAAAGTCACTAAAAAAGCTACGATCACTCTTCTCATAATGGCCTACCTCCTTACGTCTACAAGAACATTGTAAATTAGAACTAAAGTATTTTTCACTTTTAATAAGTGAAATTTGGTCAAGAGTTTGGTATTTTTTGTGGAAGTGATTTACAGTTTTTCTGTGATTCATATGTGCCTCTTTTTGCCTTTATTTTACGAGGCAAGAGGAGGTTTTTCACTTTAATTTCTACCAAACTTCCCTGTAAACTTTAGTCAGGACGCCCAAAGAAAGCAAAAAGCTAAAGAGCCAAAAAATAACATCATGAGATTAATTTCATCCATCGCTTTAATTTGAGATACAAACCTCAAGTCTTTATAATTAACCAGGAAGGAGAAGAAGAATGATAAAAAATATCAATCCATTTATCTCCGAAAGTTTTTACCAGAACTACCAGTTTTATTCCTATAGGCTTAGAGATCTGTTTATCGGTCTAGGAGTGTTCATACTAGTATTCATCAACTACGTTATCTCTTTAACACCATCCGTTGCTGCCGGAGATCATGGAGAGCTTGCAACTACAACATACTCTTTTGGTGCACCACACCCTTCAGGATATCCATTATTTGCAATTTTGGGGAAGTTTTTCTCCTATCTTCCATTTGGTAATGTTGCTTACAGGATAAATCTTATGTCCGCATTCGCAGGTTCTGCAACTGCGTTTGTTTTTTTCCTATTCGCTCTCAAAATTCTTGGAATTACAAGAAAACCTGACATTGTAAGGAACATCAACGGTATAGATCTAAGGATATACCTTCCTGCTATCTTGGGAAGTTTAGCTATAGGTTTCTCCAATCTTCTTTGGGATCAGTCAATAATAGGGGAAGTTTACTCTTTACATAG is a window encoding:
- the bfr gene encoding bacterioferritin; its protein translation is MKGNPKIIESLNSLLADELTAINQYVVHAEMCANWGYEKLHESFEKRAIDEMKHAEMLIRRILFLEGKPIVSNLREIKIGSEVPKQIENDREAEEYAIKAYNEAIKVAIEVGDFATKTMLEEILRDEDRHIDELEELLDQIHHMGLPVFLSAMIKDEK